In a genomic window of Microcoleus sp. AS-A8:
- a CDS encoding glycosyltransferase, translating to MKKKPNLILCGHINFSPVAFWIHKLTRIPYWIIVYGTDAWEVRDPGKIKALHSAGKVISIGTYTRDRLIDEQNLSLDKISLLPVTFDAKRFKISPKPDYLLQRYGLEPKQPILLTVGRLSSSDRYKGYDQILHALPEIRSSIPNIHYILVGEGDDRPRIEQVINQLNLKDCVTLAGFVPDRELCDHYNLCDVFVMPSKGEGFGIVYLEALACGKPTLGGNQDGAIDALCQGELGALVNPDDVEAIAKTILQILQGTYPNSLIYEPELLRQKVIEKFSFECFQKTLGDLIKNSKILESYSNP from the coding sequence TTGAAAAAAAAACCAAACTTAATATTATGTGGTCATATTAATTTTTCACCTGTCGCATTCTGGATTCATAAACTGACAAGAATTCCTTATTGGATTATTGTCTATGGTACAGATGCTTGGGAGGTTCGAGATCCAGGAAAAATTAAAGCCCTCCATTCAGCAGGCAAGGTCATCTCGATCGGTACCTATACCCGCGATCGCTTAATTGATGAACAAAATCTTTCCCTTGATAAAATCAGCCTCTTACCCGTTACCTTTGATGCCAAACGTTTTAAAATTAGTCCCAAACCAGATTATTTACTCCAACGTTATGGCTTAGAACCTAAACAACCCATTCTCTTAACGGTTGGTCGTTTATCGAGTTCCGATCGCTACAAAGGCTATGACCAAATCCTCCACGCTTTACCAGAAATTCGCTCATCTATTCCCAACATCCACTACATTTTAGTGGGTGAAGGAGATGACCGCCCCCGGATTGAACAGGTCATTAATCAGCTAAATTTAAAAGATTGTGTCACATTGGCGGGATTTGTCCCCGATCGCGAACTGTGCGACCATTACAATCTCTGTGATGTTTTTGTGATGCCGAGTAAGGGGGAAGGATTTGGAATTGTCTATCTGGAAGCCTTAGCTTGTGGAAAACCTACCTTAGGGGGGAATCAAGATGGAGCAATTGATGCCTTATGTCAGGGGGAACTGGGAGCCTTAGTTAACCCGGATGATGTGGAGGCGATCGCAAAAACAATCCTTCAAATTTTGCAAGGCACTTATCCAAACTCTCTAATTTATGAACCCGAATTATTACGACAAAAAGTTATTGAAAAATTTTCATTTGAGTGCTTTCAGAAAACCTTAGGTGATTTAATTAAAAACTCTAAAATTCTTGAATCTTATTCCAATCCATGA
- a CDS encoding SGNH/GDSL hydrolase family protein, translating into MKFPAKYWIPGCTVAALLVIELILRLALGLGSPVLFQADADIGYRYRPNQTVFRFGKTIKYNEYSQRSQPVTTPKPQGTLRILLTGDSIINGGTLTDQTQTISALFEARLAAKKQPVEVINASAGSWAIGNQLAYLRKFGTFESEAVISQIGTDDLVQPTSTSARVGHDPSYPDRPPLLAIQEALTRYAWPRLANLLRLGSPPANVSRPSVQELDQQFQQNLQNLNALVTWVRTQQRPIFVLFTPNLNNLLPSFNVPTYKPEFLELLNSLQVSVIDAHQAWSTLPKKTVETFYQPDGIHLTVSGHQAIADLLFERLCTAQNLPACLP; encoded by the coding sequence ATGAAATTTCCTGCCAAATACTGGATACCGGGGTGTACAGTTGCCGCCTTACTTGTCATTGAGTTGATCTTACGGCTGGCGTTGGGATTAGGTAGCCCGGTGTTATTTCAAGCGGATGCGGATATAGGCTACCGCTATCGACCCAATCAAACCGTATTCCGCTTTGGCAAAACCATTAAGTACAACGAGTACTCTCAACGCTCTCAACCCGTTACTACCCCTAAGCCTCAAGGCACTTTGAGGATTTTGCTCACAGGTGACTCCATTATCAACGGTGGCACCCTCACCGATCAAACGCAAACCATTTCAGCACTTTTTGAGGCGCGATTAGCTGCCAAAAAACAACCAGTAGAAGTAATCAATGCTTCAGCAGGGTCTTGGGCAATTGGTAACCAGTTAGCCTATCTCCGCAAGTTTGGCACATTTGAGAGTGAGGCGGTGATCTCACAAATTGGTACTGACGACCTAGTGCAACCCACCAGTACTAGCGCTCGCGTCGGACACGATCCATCCTACCCAGATCGACCCCCACTTTTGGCAATTCAGGAGGCTCTGACTCGCTACGCATGGCCTAGATTAGCCAATCTTTTGCGCTTAGGTTCTCCCCCAGCTAACGTTTCGCGGCCTTCCGTCCAAGAACTGGATCAGCAATTTCAGCAGAATCTACAAAACTTGAACGCGCTTGTCACTTGGGTTCGTACTCAACAACGTCCTATTTTTGTCCTGTTTACGCCTAATCTGAACAATCTGCTTCCAAGTTTCAATGTGCCAACGTACAAGCCAGAATTTCTTGAGTTGCTCAATTCTTTACAAGTCAGCGTCATCGACGCTCACCAAGCTTGGTCAACTCTGCCGAAAAAGACAGTAGAAACCTTTTATCAACCCGATGGAATACACCTAACGGTTTCCGGTCATCAAGCGATCGCAGATTTGCTCTTTGAGCGACTGTGTACGGCTCAAAATTTACCGGCCTGTTTGCCTTAA
- a CDS encoding glycosyltransferase, with translation MKLLHVIPSLAKVKGGPTQILLEIVRALREKGCDTEIVTTNDNGSEVLDVPLYQRVQYEHVPVWFLPRIFLPMKEFIFSTALTGWLGEHLTEYDLVHTHYLFSYAPTCAAALARFHKIPYIATPYGMLTPWALNHRRLKKQVYSPIERHNLNQAVAIHCATPEESRDVRNFGVQAPTFVVPYGVNLPTYQFQSKQSIRERYNIKPGTPIVLFLSRLHPKKRPDLLLQALSKLTSLNYDFHLILAGSGESDYLAYLTHLVSSLGLARRTTIPGFVTGADKDLLLQGSDIFVLPSFSENFGIAVAEAMAAGVPVIVTPDVQIAPDIAEANAGLVVKGELDTLVRAIQELLISPNRRTELGENGKRLVSRRYSWSAIALNLTSVYEAIGQGKRFPVAR, from the coding sequence ATGAAATTACTCCACGTCATTCCTTCCCTAGCAAAGGTAAAAGGAGGCCCCACTCAAATCCTGCTGGAGATCGTCAGAGCTTTACGGGAGAAAGGGTGTGATACGGAAATTGTAACAACCAATGATAACGGGTCTGAGGTGTTAGATGTGCCGTTATATCAACGAGTTCAATATGAGCATGTTCCCGTATGGTTTTTGCCCCGAATTTTCCTTCCGATGAAGGAATTTATTTTCTCTACGGCTTTAACGGGCTGGTTAGGGGAACATTTGACAGAATATGACTTAGTTCATACTCACTACCTCTTTTCCTACGCTCCCACTTGTGCTGCTGCACTGGCGAGATTCCACAAAATTCCTTACATCGCAACGCCTTATGGCATGTTGACTCCTTGGGCACTCAATCATAGACGCCTTAAAAAGCAAGTCTATTCCCCCATCGAACGCCATAACCTCAACCAAGCTGTAGCCATCCACTGTGCAACGCCAGAAGAATCACGGGATGTTCGCAATTTTGGAGTACAGGCTCCTACCTTTGTGGTTCCTTACGGGGTCAATCTGCCGACTTACCAATTTCAGTCTAAGCAAAGCATCCGCGAGAGGTATAACATTAAACCGGGAACCCCGATAGTTCTGTTTCTGTCTCGCCTCCACCCCAAGAAACGCCCTGATTTGTTGTTACAAGCACTCTCGAAACTCACCAGCCTCAACTACGATTTTCATCTAATTTTGGCGGGTTCAGGAGAATCGGACTATCTTGCCTACCTCACTCATTTAGTCTCATCTCTGGGTTTAGCTAGGCGGACAACGATACCGGGTTTTGTTACGGGTGCCGATAAAGATTTGTTGCTACAAGGTTCGGATATTTTTGTTTTACCTTCGTTTTCGGAAAACTTTGGTATTGCTGTAGCTGAAGCCATGGCGGCAGGAGTGCCCGTGATTGTGACTCCCGATGTTCAAATTGCTCCAGATATTGCCGAAGCCAATGCGGGATTAGTGGTTAAAGGAGAGTTGGATACCTTGGTGAGGGCAATACAAGAGTTACTCATCTCGCCAAACCGTCGTACTGAACTGGGTGAAAATGGCAAACGATTGGTGAGTCGTCGTTATTCTTGGAGTGCGATCGCTCTTAACCTTACCTCTGTTTATGAGGCGATCGGGCAAGGAAAGCGCTTCCCGGTTGCACGGTAG
- a CDS encoding polysaccharide biosynthesis tyrosine autokinase yields the protein MGLDGEYQPLLPNDNGKQLSHLSPLYTAELSELDQDKLDLGKVLAIARRRLIIIAGVAIAVGSGVAAKVMKQVPRYEGKFQLLVGSVSGADKVDELTQALSKNTNIPMESPDYETQIQVLWSPQVMSPIVKQIQKRYPDINYDMLRGQLGISRLAETKILEVRYQDSDPEKIQFILEQVAQGYIKYSETEQRTSLSQGLKFVNGQTEQLKKRVNELQQDIQKLRQNYKIVDPETQGQLLTNRVGDITRQRQETESQLGEAQKLYVELETQLSELGVTPEQAIVSSALSEAPRYQQLLNQLAEVKSKIAKESARLQDDNPIMQRLRDEERRLEPLVEQEALTVVGNGASGVPDNPESLASPSSIRQDLTKKLVDTKNQLQVLQVRRQEIANAERRLSQQLTDLPVVARFYTDLQRQLSVATESLSRFLAVQEKLQIEDSQKTPAWQKISEPQKPQAPISPNVPRGLVLAGIAGLLAGAGAGFLAEKLDKVFHSPDELKDSTGLPILGTIPFTKDLKKRATAPSVNVMPDAERQTIRFGGSSYGYNSSPFLESFRTLHTNLQFISPDQPIRSLVISSSTPADGKSTVTTFLAQAAAAMGLRVLLVDADLRRPRIHETTDLPNVWGLSNVISSEIHVDDVIQRCSFGADSLTPTDDNLFVLTAGQIPPDPTRLLASKKMRHLVERFQEQFDLVLFDTPPLLGLADARILAAHTDGIALVVGLGKTDRAVLTEVLYGLRTSRARVLGLIANGVKNYTTSTYDQYLRYYTQDPQRQKLSRR from the coding sequence ATGGGTCTAGATGGAGAGTATCAACCGTTGCTGCCCAATGACAACGGTAAGCAGCTATCTCACTTGTCTCCACTCTACACAGCGGAGTTGTCTGAGCTTGACCAAGACAAACTCGATCTGGGTAAGGTTTTGGCGATCGCCCGTCGGCGATTAATTATTATTGCCGGTGTGGCGATCGCCGTTGGCTCTGGGGTGGCTGCCAAGGTCATGAAACAGGTTCCCAGATATGAGGGCAAATTTCAACTGCTGGTCGGTTCAGTTTCGGGTGCAGATAAGGTTGATGAACTAACTCAAGCCCTCAGCAAAAACACCAATATCCCCATGGAGAGTCCAGACTACGAGACCCAGATTCAGGTCTTGTGGAGTCCTCAGGTGATGTCTCCGATTGTCAAGCAAATTCAAAAGCGATATCCGGACATTAACTACGACATGCTGCGGGGTCAGTTGGGGATTTCCCGACTGGCAGAGACTAAAATTTTAGAAGTTCGCTATCAGGATTCAGACCCGGAAAAAATTCAGTTCATCTTAGAGCAAGTCGCCCAAGGCTACATCAAGTACTCGGAGACAGAACAGCGAACCAGCCTCAGTCAAGGTCTGAAGTTTGTCAATGGACAGACAGAGCAGCTCAAAAAACGAGTGAATGAGCTTCAGCAGGATATCCAGAAATTGCGGCAGAATTACAAAATTGTCGATCCAGAAACTCAAGGTCAACTGTTGACCAATCGTGTCGGCGATATTACCAGACAACGACAAGAGACCGAAAGCCAGCTAGGTGAAGCACAAAAGCTCTACGTCGAGCTAGAAACTCAGTTATCGGAGTTAGGGGTAACACCAGAGCAAGCGATCGTTTCGTCAGCACTCTCGGAAGCCCCTCGCTACCAACAGTTACTTAACCAGCTTGCTGAAGTTAAGAGTAAGATTGCCAAAGAGTCAGCGCGGCTACAAGACGACAACCCGATCATGCAGAGGCTGCGCGACGAAGAACGCAGATTAGAACCCTTGGTAGAGCAGGAAGCGTTAACGGTTGTGGGCAATGGAGCTTCTGGCGTCCCCGACAATCCTGAATCCCTGGCTTCCCCCAGTTCAATTCGCCAGGATTTGACGAAAAAGCTGGTTGATACCAAGAACCAATTGCAGGTTCTTCAAGTTCGCCGCCAAGAAATTGCTAACGCTGAACGTCGGCTCAGTCAGCAACTCACCGATCTACCCGTTGTCGCTCGTTTCTACACCGATTTACAGCGGCAGCTCAGTGTTGCAACAGAAAGCTTGAGCCGCTTTCTCGCCGTTCAGGAGAAGCTGCAAATTGAGGACTCTCAAAAGACTCCGGCTTGGCAGAAGATATCCGAGCCACAAAAGCCCCAAGCCCCCATCTCACCTAACGTCCCGCGTGGTTTGGTTCTCGCTGGCATTGCCGGGTTACTAGCTGGAGCCGGTGCCGGATTTTTAGCGGAAAAGCTAGACAAGGTTTTCCACTCACCGGATGAACTCAAAGATAGCACCGGTTTACCCATCTTGGGCACGATTCCATTTACCAAAGATCTGAAGAAACGTGCTACAGCGCCCTCTGTCAATGTGATGCCAGATGCCGAGCGTCAAACGATTAGATTTGGAGGTTCATCTTATGGGTATAATTCTTCTCCCTTTTTAGAGTCGTTTCGCACTCTCCACACCAACCTGCAATTTATCAGTCCGGATCAACCGATTCGTTCGTTGGTGATTAGTTCCTCAACACCCGCAGATGGCAAATCCACTGTTACCACATTCCTGGCTCAAGCCGCAGCAGCGATGGGATTACGGGTGTTGCTGGTGGATGCGGATTTGCGGCGTCCTCGCATCCATGAAACGACGGATTTGCCTAATGTCTGGGGACTCAGCAATGTGATTTCCAGCGAAATCCATGTGGATGATGTGATCCAGCGATGCTCCTTTGGAGCCGATTCCCTAACACCCACAGATGATAATTTGTTTGTGCTGACAGCCGGTCAAATTCCTCCCGATCCGACTCGACTTCTGGCTTCTAAAAAGATGCGGCATTTAGTTGAGCGCTTCCAAGAGCAATTTGACTTAGTCCTTTTTGATACACCCCCTCTGCTGGGTTTAGCGGATGCGAGAATTCTCGCGGCTCATACCGATGGGATTGCCTTGGTGGTGGGACTGGGAAAAACGGATCGTGCGGTGTTGACCGAAGTGTTGTATGGATTGAGAACCTCTCGCGCTCGTGTCCTGGGATTGATTGCCAATGGTGTTAAAAACTACACGACGAGTACCTATGACCAATATCTGCGATATTACACCCAAGATCCCCAGAGGCAAAAGCTGAGTCGGCGTTGA
- a CDS encoding glycosyltransferase family 4 protein, which produces MSKGNTLVRNNRRIKLSIITQFFPPDYAATGQLIEELALQLGRQGLPVDIFTGQPGYAYNKESAPAIEHLEQVKIKRSRMTRIWSKRIRGKALNGLLFCLRSGVHLLRTRSRGDVLLLTTAPPFLPLLGYLVHKTFGLPYVCLLYDLYPDVAVELKVVSHEHWAVRLWDTVNRHVWRRAQKVIVLSSTMKDRVVAKCPEIKDKISVIHNWADPNQIVPIAKHQNWFAKAFNLVDTFTVLYSGNMGRCHDMETILAAAKLLKDQPIQFVFIGNGAKREGFRAEASQLGLHNCQFLPYQDKQNLPYSLTACDLSLVSVSPGMEGLVAPSKLYAALAAGRPLAIICEPHSYLRAMLQESGCGEAFSNGDAEGLAAFIRRLAADSPLTKQMGQAGRRYLQSNFTPDLIAQQYSQVLCEAAGEAMESFSSRPIEPITGQSVPLHK; this is translated from the coding sequence ATGAGTAAAGGAAATACTTTGGTACGAAACAACAGACGGATCAAACTGTCAATCATTACGCAGTTTTTTCCGCCTGATTACGCTGCAACGGGGCAGCTAATCGAAGAACTAGCACTTCAGTTGGGGCGTCAGGGTCTACCCGTTGACATATTTACAGGACAGCCGGGTTATGCATATAACAAAGAGTCCGCTCCAGCGATCGAACACTTAGAGCAGGTGAAAATTAAGCGATCGCGGATGACTCGAATTTGGTCAAAGCGCATTCGTGGTAAAGCCCTGAATGGGCTCCTTTTTTGCCTGCGTTCGGGAGTTCATTTACTCCGAACCCGTAGTCGTGGCGATGTATTACTCCTGACCACCGCTCCTCCCTTCTTACCCCTTCTAGGGTACCTAGTTCACAAGACTTTTGGTTTACCCTATGTTTGCCTGCTTTACGATCTATATCCGGATGTTGCCGTCGAACTCAAAGTTGTTTCTCACGAACATTGGGCCGTCCGACTTTGGGATACCGTCAACCGTCACGTTTGGCGACGGGCACAAAAAGTCATCGTTCTTAGCTCTACGATGAAAGACCGGGTTGTCGCCAAATGCCCAGAAATTAAGGATAAAATTAGCGTAATTCATAATTGGGCTGACCCCAATCAAATCGTCCCAATCGCCAAACATCAAAATTGGTTTGCCAAAGCCTTCAATCTGGTGGATACCTTTACGGTTCTCTATTCGGGCAATATGGGTCGCTGCCATGATATGGAAACCATCCTGGCCGCCGCTAAACTTTTAAAAGATCAGCCGATTCAGTTTGTCTTCATCGGCAATGGGGCGAAGCGTGAAGGATTCCGGGCAGAAGCGAGTCAGCTAGGCTTGCACAATTGCCAGTTCTTGCCCTACCAAGATAAACAAAACCTGCCCTATTCTCTGACCGCCTGTGACTTGTCCTTGGTCAGCGTCAGTCCTGGGATGGAAGGGTTGGTTGCCCCCAGTAAGCTTTATGCCGCCTTGGCAGCAGGGCGTCCCTTAGCCATTATTTGCGAACCACATTCCTATCTGCGAGCTATGCTTCAGGAGTCTGGCTGTGGAGAGGCGTTCAGTAACGGCGATGCTGAAGGTTTAGCCGCTTTTATTCGTCGCTTAGCCGCCGATAGCCCACTGACCAAGCAGATGGGTCAGGCAGGGCGTCGCTATCTACAGTCCAACTTTACCCCTGATTTGATTGCCCAACAGTACTCGCAGGTGTTGTGTGAAGCGGCTGGGGAGGCAATGGAATCATTTTCCTCTCGCCCCATAGAACCGATTACGGGTCAATCGGTTCCTCTTCACAAATAA
- a CDS encoding ABC transporter permease, producing the protein MHTKELIIEAGRAESQYWKDLWRYRELFYFLAWRDILVRYKQTVIGMAWALIRPFLTMVVFTIVFGTLAKLPSEGVPYPILVFAAMLPWQFFANALSECSNSLIGNANLIAKVYFPRLIVPASSVIVSFVDFLISGMIMLALMAWYNFIPSWRILTLPLFILIAFAASMGGGLWLAALNVKYRDFRYIVTFIVQFGLYISPVGFSSSIVPQQWRFIYSLNPMVGVIDGFRWAIIGETTQIYWSGFMLSVGFVIVLLATGIWYFRKVERTFADVI; encoded by the coding sequence ATGCATACGAAGGAACTGATTATCGAGGCGGGTCGCGCCGAAAGCCAGTATTGGAAGGACCTGTGGCGCTATCGGGAATTGTTTTACTTCTTGGCTTGGCGGGACATCTTGGTGCGTTACAAGCAGACGGTGATTGGTATGGCATGGGCGCTGATTCGACCCTTTCTCACGATGGTTGTGTTCACCATTGTGTTTGGTACATTGGCAAAATTACCCTCTGAGGGTGTGCCATACCCTATTCTGGTGTTTGCAGCAATGCTACCCTGGCAGTTTTTCGCCAATGCCCTGAGTGAATGCAGTAATAGCTTGATTGGCAATGCAAACTTAATTGCTAAAGTCTACTTTCCCCGTCTGATTGTGCCTGCCAGTAGTGTGATTGTCAGCTTTGTGGATTTTCTGATTTCTGGGATGATCATGCTGGCGTTGATGGCGTGGTATAATTTCATACCCAGTTGGCGAATTTTGACGCTACCGTTGTTTATTCTTATTGCGTTTGCAGCCTCGATGGGTGGAGGGCTGTGGTTGGCAGCACTGAATGTCAAATATCGAGATTTTCGCTATATTGTAACGTTTATTGTGCAATTTGGCTTATACATCTCGCCGGTTGGTTTTAGTAGTAGTATTGTGCCCCAACAATGGCGCTTCATTTATTCGCTCAATCCCATGGTGGGGGTGATTGATGGCTTCCGTTGGGCGATTATAGGGGAAACAACCCAGATTTATTGGTCGGGATTTATGCTGTCTGTGGGATTCGTTATTGTGCTGTTGGCGACGGGTATTTGGTATTTTCGTAAGGTAGAACGCACATTCGCCGATGTCATTTAA
- a CDS encoding ABC transporter ATP-binding protein — protein sequence MSDTVIRVESLSKKYIIGHQRQEGYISLRDVISNGAKSLGHKLWKPSKEKIVDPTVEEFWALKDVSFEIQQGERVGIIGRNGAGKSTLLKILSRITEPTTGRISIKGRVASLLEVGTGFHPELTGRENIYLNGAILGMSKVEIKKKFDEIVAFAEVEKFLDTPVKRYSSGMYVRLAFAVAAHLEPEILIVDEVLAVGDAAFQKKCLGKMEDVGKEGRTVLFVSHNMAAVEKLCQHGIVLHQGKLQYIGSQTECLTQYLTNLSTSVSSLKERTDRQGSGEVRVVAIEIRDKEGNLLDAVTCGQELNIYFYFENYSPIKLTNILIGLIVKTQLDVAVFLQHNRLSQEDFGILPEKGAFVCQIRRLPLPPSTYKITYSVMPNQGFDGLYLDFMEDAANFTVLDGDFYGCGEVPQITHGVCLVEASWGVKPNLQALL from the coding sequence ATGTCTGATACGGTGATTCGGGTTGAAAGCCTGAGTAAGAAGTACATCATTGGTCACCAGAGACAAGAGGGTTACATCTCACTTCGAGATGTAATATCTAATGGTGCCAAGTCATTGGGGCATAAGTTGTGGAAGCCCTCAAAAGAAAAGATTGTTGACCCAACCGTTGAAGAGTTTTGGGCACTCAAGGATGTGTCGTTTGAAATTCAGCAAGGCGAGCGCGTTGGGATTATTGGTCGTAACGGCGCAGGAAAATCCACGCTCTTAAAAATTTTAAGCCGAATTACGGAGCCGACGACTGGGCGTATTTCGATTAAAGGGCGAGTTGCCAGTCTTTTAGAAGTGGGAACAGGCTTTCATCCAGAGTTGACGGGGAGAGAGAATATCTATCTTAACGGTGCCATTCTGGGGATGAGTAAGGTAGAAATCAAAAAGAAATTTGATGAGATTGTCGCTTTTGCGGAAGTTGAAAAGTTTCTTGATACGCCTGTTAAGCGTTATTCTTCTGGCATGTATGTGCGTTTAGCCTTTGCAGTAGCCGCTCATTTAGAACCTGAGATTTTAATTGTGGATGAGGTGCTAGCGGTAGGGGATGCAGCGTTTCAGAAAAAGTGCTTGGGGAAGATGGAAGATGTGGGGAAAGAAGGGCGAACCGTTTTATTTGTGAGTCATAATATGGCAGCTGTCGAAAAATTGTGTCAACACGGTATTGTCCTACATCAAGGAAAGCTACAGTATATCGGTAGCCAAACCGAATGCTTAACCCAGTACCTAACGAATTTATCCACAAGTGTGAGTTCTCTAAAAGAACGAACTGATCGGCAAGGTTCAGGTGAAGTTAGGGTTGTCGCGATTGAAATCAGAGACAAAGAGGGAAATCTTCTCGATGCTGTAACTTGTGGACAAGAATTAAATATATACTTTTATTTTGAGAATTATTCACCTATTAAACTCACAAATATTCTGATTGGTCTTATCGTGAAAACTCAGTTAGATGTAGCTGTTTTTCTTCAACATAATCGTTTATCTCAGGAAGATTTTGGGATTCTCCCTGAAAAGGGAGCTTTTGTATGCCAAATTAGACGCTTGCCTTTACCCCCATCCACCTACAAAATCACCTATAGTGTGATGCCCAATCAGGGTTTTGATGGACTTTATTTAGATTTCATGGAAGATGCCGCCAATTTTACCGTCCTTGATGGAGATTTTTATGGGTGTGGTGAGGTGCCACAAATCACTCATGGGGTTTGCCTGGTTGAAGCCAGTTGGGGAGTTAAGCCAAATTTGCAAGCGCTTTTATAA
- a CDS encoding FkbM family methyltransferase, whose product MPTIRGALRRLKVAFQVTCFPEQFYLYPKELYLYHNLSYSQEGEDMMLARFFSEQTQGFYVDVGAHHPQRFSNTYYFYLKGWRGINLDAMPGSMENFHKLRPEDINLEFPISDNNQTLTYYKFNEPALNGFCEKTAHERDGLRHYKIIAQEKLQTYRLAEILDKYLPGNQEIDFLNIDVEGLDYQVLKSNDWRKYRPKLVLVEDLNLSSLKEIDESKLAIFMDKQDYQLYAKSVCTLIFKAKS is encoded by the coding sequence ATGCCAACCATTAGGGGTGCGTTAAGAAGATTAAAAGTAGCCTTTCAAGTAACTTGTTTTCCTGAGCAATTTTATCTTTATCCCAAAGAGCTATATCTTTATCATAATCTCTCCTACTCCCAGGAAGGTGAGGATATGATGTTGGCAAGATTTTTTTCCGAACAAACCCAAGGTTTTTATGTGGATGTAGGCGCACATCATCCCCAGCGATTTTCTAATACCTATTACTTTTATTTAAAAGGGTGGCGAGGTATTAATCTTGATGCTATGCCAGGAAGTATGGAAAATTTTCATAAACTTAGACCTGAGGATATTAATTTAGAATTTCCTATTTCTGATAACAATCAAACGTTGACTTATTACAAATTTAATGAACCTGCTTTAAATGGTTTTTGTGAAAAAACGGCTCATGAGCGGGATGGGCTGAGGCATTATAAGATTATTGCTCAGGAAAAATTGCAGACTTATAGATTAGCAGAAATATTAGATAAATATTTACCTGGAAATCAAGAAATTGATTTTTTGAATATTGATGTTGAAGGTTTAGATTACCAAGTTTTAAAATCAAATGATTGGCGAAAATATAGACCTAAACTAGTTTTAGTCGAAGATCTGAACTTATCCTCTTTAAAAGAAATCGATGAATCAAAGTTAGCTATATTTATGGATAAGCAAGATTATCAGCTATATGCAAAGTCTGTTTGTACTCTAATTTTCAAAGCAAAAAGTTGA
- a CDS encoding glycosyltransferase family 2 protein, producing MLNTPVAFLIFNRPDLTSIVFDAIAQAKPKKLLVVADGPRFPEEAEKCRQARAVIERVDWDCEVLTNFSEINLGCKHRVSSGLDWVFSQVEEAIILEDDCLPAPSFFYFCQTLIEHYRHDERIMHISGNNFQFGQSRTEYSYYFSKYPHIWGWASWRRAWKHYDVHIKTWSPYKTLEILSSWCEDSYEQKYWIDIFERVFKDAVDTWDYQWVYACWCQNGLAILPDSNLVSNIGFGIDGTHTSNSENPLSTLPLTNIWEIKHSPLVVRDTEADNYTFNSVLCPRNMKNPNLVSVNIKKIYTELTNMVKF from the coding sequence ATGCTCAATACACCTGTTGCTTTTCTCATCTTCAATCGCCCTGATTTAACAAGTATTGTCTTTGATGCGATCGCTCAAGCTAAACCGAAGAAGTTGCTGGTAGTTGCGGATGGCCCTCGCTTCCCTGAAGAAGCAGAGAAGTGCCGACAAGCCAGGGCAGTTATTGAGCGAGTTGATTGGGATTGTGAAGTTTTAACTAATTTTTCAGAAATAAATTTGGGATGTAAACATCGCGTTTCTAGCGGATTAGATTGGGTTTTCTCACAGGTTGAAGAAGCAATTATTTTAGAAGATGATTGTTTGCCAGCACCGTCTTTTTTCTATTTTTGTCAGACTCTGATCGAGCATTACCGACATGATGAACGGATTATGCATATTAGCGGGAATAATTTTCAATTTGGTCAGAGTCGAACTGAATATAGTTACTACTTCTCAAAATATCCCCATATTTGGGGCTGGGCTTCTTGGCGTAGAGCCTGGAAACACTATGATGTTCATATAAAAACTTGGTCACCATATAAAACTTTAGAAATACTTTCTTCTTGGTGCGAAGATTCCTATGAACAAAAGTACTGGATAGACATCTTTGAACGAGTATTTAAGGATGCTGTAGATACGTGGGATTATCAGTGGGTTTATGCCTGCTGGTGTCAAAATGGTCTAGCAATATTGCCTGATTCAAATCTTGTATCTAATATCGGTTTTGGGATCGATGGAACACATACTTCTAATAGTGAAAATCCCTTGTCAACATTGCCACTCACTAATATTTGGGAAATAAAACATTCGCCATTGGTCGTTAGGGACACAGAGGCTGATAATTATACATTCAACTCTGTCCTCTGTCCTAGAAATATGAAAAACCCTAATTTAGTAAGTGTGAATATAAAAAAAATATACACCGAGTTAACTAATATGGTTAAGTTTTAA